Below is a genomic region from Ziziphus jujuba cultivar Dongzao chromosome 7, ASM3175591v1.
GCTATTCGGGTATGGGTTTTCGGACAATGATGAAATGGATCGGATAGTCACCAATAAATAAAAGATGATATTGTGCTTaaaaccattttcttttttgcaagaggtgaaaactattttgtttactatttggttttcttttttgtaataaactgaatttattaatattttttcattttcttcaaataaatacataattttggtaatctaattttgattgtttatacaaataataattctatattttgatgataatttCTTGTAATGATGGACCAACCAaggattgataaaaaaaaaaaaaaacaaataacactAGTATATTTCAACAATGGAATCACAGCACAAGTACCAAGTAGTTGTGACACATAAGAGTGTCAAAAGCTTAAAGATCCATCTATATAGCTTCAAAATCATGAAACTGCAATTAGAAAAAAGGTATAAACTTTGTTTCCATCCCATAAAAGTCCTCATAGCTATAACAAAGTACTTGATGAAGCTTGGAATGGTACTAACAACTATTCAAAACACTGTACTGGTGGATCCCCTCAGACCCAAATGAAAACATTacggaaaaaaaattttctctcatGTCAAATGCAAATCCTACAGAGCCTGAATCTCCCAGCCTGTGTGCTCCCCATGTGTAGTTGATGCAGAGTCCCTGCTCTCTTCGGAGTTCATCTCTTGAACTGGTGGAGGATTAACAACGGTCATCTGCATGCTAGCATTATCGGATAAATGGTTCCTCATCTCCCTGTGTTCTTGACACAGCGCGCACCAGTGCAAACAGCAGTGCACCAGGCATGGATCACATGGTGAATTctacaaagaaaataacaagCAGAATGTGGTTAGTGACCATGACCAACCACGGCTTTTGTGTTCGTGTGGATGTGTGGGACTAAACTTACCTTAAGATGATATTTCTTCTGCAGTGATTGTCGAAAAAGACCTGTGTAGATGCCACACATCCACCATGCAAAGAACAGGCTCTCGCAAATGAGAAATGATGTCTTTGGATCAATACCATGGAAGAGGGCTGTTGCTGCTGCAACTGCCATTCCACCTTCAACACATATGGCATGGCAAACACATGCATTCGTCCAAGGAATTTCATCTCGCAATGTTTCAACATTGCGCCCAAACAAGACACATGGACAAAAGAGTCCTGTCCAGCCTGCAACATAAAGATAATGATCCTAGAGATGATCAATGACTAGGACAGAGATTCATGGATAATACTGCAGAGATAGTTACTTGTAATTCTCTCAACCCTCAACTAGATATTTTCGAATCTTACCGGTTAATCAGTTATGACCTCTATAAGTTGCCAGgtaagcaaaaacaaaacattAGAGTGAGATTTTTCCAAAGATCTTCCCTGTCCAACTGATTGTATTTACCTGCTTATATTTAAGCAGATTTTGCATTCAAATTTATCTGGTTTGCTAGCAAAACCTGAAGGTTTTCTTCCTGACACCATAATAGAATGCATAtgcttcattttcattttttaaaacaatcctTAATTGAATGTTTACAAAGAGACTAAATTTCAGACATATGACAAGCAAACACATCTTCCTAACAAGAAAACCAAAGAGATTTCTACTATCAAGAAATACCAACGGTCAAATCTGGTATCACCAACAGATTTCTACTATCAAGCAATCACATGCACAGGTGACTCAACAAAAGTTGTAACTTCTTAATATAATTCATCACTCTACACCAGACAACAAATTCCTGTATACAAAAGGCCTCTCCCATTCCATCCCTTGATGATGATGGGGACCGGGGGCAGAAACTTTGCAAGAATGTCCATGAAAAATTCTACATTTCCAGAAGCATACATCATatgagcttttattttttttgtcagaTTTAATCTAAACGGGAATAGCGAGAATGTGATAATTATAATGATGCCAAATTATGAattcaaggaaaagaaaagtgaTAAAGTAGATGCTCACAGCTATCAAAATCTTCAGTACAGCCACAAATCCCTGTGGTCCAATCTTCATCAGCTGGAGGTTGGTAGCTCTCAGGTAGGGGTTGCCCACATTCCATGCACCTATGAACGACCAACTGTCCAAAGGAAAACATAACGAGCACCATTATATAAGAATAAATCTCTTCACTGTTTCACAACATGAACTACACCACACCATCACAGTCTGTCCAAACTATTCCTACTCtttgtagaagaagaaaaattttccACTGGGACAAACTATAAGCGGAATTCTAAAGTGATTTATTACAAGATTAGTACTCTCATGAaatctaaaatattaataaccattttatttgtattttagttGACATTTCTTGAATACCCAATTTTCAAACAGTCCAggccgaaaaacaaaaacaacaaaagcaaACCAGAACAGGCACACACAAGACAACCCATATATGAATCAAAACCATTGTTCTCTGTCATTGAACCAAATCGGACCCAAAACACAGATGGAAAATGGCTGACACACTATGACTTTATGACCCAATTTCTTTCTTATGGATCCCAAAATCCTCTTGACGACCATATAAGTCGTGGGATGAGTCAACACAGGCGATTCAAGGAGGCAACTTTTGTGGTATGAACCAAAGggcatttgtaaattttgaaattttaatggttgttaaaatctaaaaacaatcaGAAATTGAACAATTGGAGATAGAAAAGACAAATAAGAAGAAACATAAGAGGACCAGAACCAGACCTGAGGAACTTCAATGGGCTGGTTGAGCTCTCCGGGCGTGATATCCTCCAAAGGCGATTGATCCTGATCCTTCGTTAGCTTCACGTATTTGGATTGTGCATTCCCTTCAGCCATCTGATCCAACCATCACACAAACAAATTATACATTTATTCTATATAatcaatacatatatacatattcaccaaaaatatatatgtacgcaccaatatatacatataaaaaaaggaTAAGAAATGAAGGGAGATGGACCTTGAAAGAAAACAGGTGAGACAGGGAAACCAACTTGAAATCTGGAGAGGTTTCAGAGAGAATAAGGAGGCCGATAAGACCCTCTCTCGCTGGCTATTGGGAATTGAATGCCTGTGAATATATAATCTTCTCCTCTGTTTTTTCATAAACTAACGCATGCATTGCTCGTTTGCTCTTTGCTTTTTTTACAATCCAAcaatacatatatgttatatttgacTCGGGAACGCCCTTCTACTTGGCCATTGACCTTTTTTAGCACTATTGCCAATCAATCACGCAGATTAGCTGGGCACCAGCCACGAGGCAACGACGTCGTTTTTCCTATACGGGTTGTTTACTTCAGGAAATCTACCAATAATAACACTGTATTTTATGGCTACTCTAGAGCTATTGCCACATAACCAATCGGATAGCCCAGTAAAAGCCAACAAAGGAAACCTATTGGTATTCTAGTTTTTAaatcaccaaaaaagaaaaaaacattgtCGAAAATTGAAATGAAGTGAAATGTTGCAACAGTTTCGTCTTTAGCAGAATTAGCAGCGGGTTATGTAAAGCTagcaaatttattaataaactaTAGCACCATTATTTATAAACATGTTTCattgacaaaaacaaaaacaaaaaaaaacaaatatatatatatatatatatatatattttttgcagaTTGAAAATATCAACTGTTACATATCAGCATCTACATCTACGTCTTGTACATCCATATAAACGTGTGCCATTATAGTTCAATCAATctattttaaatactttttcGTCGAATcaatttattctctttttgtCCTTAGCAAATTACTATTAGAAATTACCAGTTTTTTAACTGTTACTTATTAGagttattgtt
It encodes:
- the LOC107422692 gene encoding cell number regulator 6 → MAEGNAQSKYVKLTKDQDQSPLEDITPGELNQPIEVPQLVVHRCMECGQPLPESYQPPADEDWTTGICGCTEDFDSCWTGLFCPCVLFGRNVETLRDEIPWTNACVCHAICVEGGMAVAAATALFHGIDPKTSFLICESLFFAWWMCGIYTGLFRQSLQKKYHLKNSPCDPCLVHCCLHWCALCQEHREMRNHLSDNASMQMTVVNPPPVQEMNSEESRDSASTTHGEHTGWEIQAL